The genomic window CTCACCGTGGATCTCTCTAGtttgttgaagaaatcaaattgtggaataaataaaaaaacagagaaataaataCTGCAAGGAAAGTTTCTTACTTCGTCACTTTGACCCAGAAAGCTTTCAGATTTTCCCGGAAAAGAAATCTGCTGGAGAAATTTCATTGACTGACTTATGGATTTGTGAAGAAGCTTGAAGGCGAATCGAAGAGATGGGTCGGAGAATAAAGAGGAAAGGTCTGATAAACACGGAAGCTGCAAGAGAATTTATCAATCATCTAGTTGCTGAGAGGCATTCGCTGTTGTTGCTGGTTCCTTTGGTCTTAGCTTTCTGGGCAATTGAAAGATGGGTCTTTGCTTTCTCCAATTGGGTTCCTCTCGTTGTCGCCGTCTGGGCTTCTCTTCAGGTTAGttcttttgtcaaaataacttctttagttttttattcCATTGATTTCTGATATTCAAAGTCCTATTGTGCCTTTGATAATTGATTGGTTCTTGCTAAACTACTTGTTAATTTTGTCTGGATCCGTTTAATCTGATACTTTAGAATCCTCCGATAAAGTTTGGAAGCTTTATCCTTTTTGTGTGTGGACCTAACATTTATATACAGAAACAGTTTGATCTTTCCACTCATGGGGATAGTTATGGTAAATTGCTTTTCATGAAAGAGTTACAATCTTAGGTAATTGATATTTAAGAGTCATATGTTGGGgtgttttgttatgttaacTTGATAAGTTTTCAAGAGCCTTGATAAATGTGTTCCTATGCACAAATCTGAACATAAAGTTGAGAGATATATAAGTTGAAGTCTTGCTGTGTTTTTTTGACTatgttcatttgtttttatttgtagtATGGAAGTTACCAAAGGGCACTACTTGCAGAAGATCTAACCAAGAAGTGGAGGCAAACCGTTTTCAATGCGTCGGTGAGAATTTATGttaccttttgttttggtttcgtTTAACTTTTGTTGTATCGCTCGACGTTATAAGAATACCGCGTTGTTTCTTTTCTCCAGACGATAACTCCATTGGAACATTGTCAATGGCTGAACAAGTTACTGTCTGAAATTTGGCTAAACTATATGAACAAGAAACTCTCTCTTAGGTTTTCTTCTATGGTGGAGGTGAGTCAGATTCATTCTTAGTCATGCTCTTTCTACCTAACACATTTCGTGATCCTTGGGTCTTAAAAGGCAATGAACCATTAACTTTTGATCGTTTTATCTAACTCGCAGAAACGATTGAGGCAACGAAGATCAAGATTAATCGTAAGCACTAAGCAATCTCTCCCTTTTACATGAGACCTCTTTTTAAAGACATTGGACATAGTGATGCTAATTTGTATTGTATTGGTTTTCGATAGGAAAATATACAATTGTTGGAGTTTTCTCTTGGCTCATGCCCTCCTTTGCTAGGACTACATGGAACTTGTTGGTCAAAATCAGGGGAACAGGTTTAGTTACTATGACTTTtaaacttcaaatattttcagaaggttggattttgatgtttgacattttgttttccttttctttagAAAATCATGCGATTGGATTTCAACTGGGACACAACGGATCTAAGTATTTTGTTGCAAGCCAAGTTATCCATGCCGTTTAATCGAACAGCACGAATCGTTGTCAACAGTCTCTGCATCAAGGGAGATGTAAgcaaaaattttgttttcctaaaaGATAAATGAGTTCTCTACATAGGATTTCGTTTATTTACTGAATCATCTTGCAGATTCTGATCAGACCGATTCTTGAAGGAAGAGCATTGCTTTATTCCTTTGTATCGAATCCTGAAGTTAGAATCGGAGTTGCTTTCGGTGGTGGCGGTGGCCAATCTCTCCCCGCTACAGAGCTTCCTGGTGTCTCCTCTTGGCTGGTTCGTTTCCATTTCATTTCTCCCAAACTTTACCGCCAAAAATACTTACAGTTACGAAGGGCAAAACCGTAATTCTCTCCCGTTTCAGGTAAAGATTCTAACGGAAACTTTGAACAAGAAGATGGTAGAGCCACGCCGGGGATGTTTCTCGTTACCCGCAACAGATCTTCACAAAACAGCCATCGGGGGAATTATCTACGTAACCGTTGTATCTGGTAACAATCTTAACCGCAGAATTCTTCGGGGAAGCCCCTCGAAAAGTTCTGAGATCGGAGAAGGTAGCAGCGGAAATAGCAGCAGCAAACCTGTTCAAACATTTGTGGAGGTCGAACTCGAGCAACTTTCTCGACGAACCGAGATGAAGTCAGGACCGAATCCAGCTTATCAGTCGACATTTAACATGATCTTACACGACAATACAGGGACACTCAAGTTTAACCTCTATGAAAATAATCCTGGGAGTGTCAGATATGACAGTCTCGCTAGCTGTGAAGTTAAGGTAAATTAATGAATAATAAAGCAGTTAACTAGTTGCTGTAACTGGCTGTTAcatgttcttcatctttttctctgtACAGATGAAATATGTAGGTGATGATTCAACGATGTTTTGGGCCGTTGGATCTGATAACGGTGTGATTGCAAAACACGCTGAGTTCTGTGGTCAAGAAATCGAGATGGTTGTTCCGTTTGAAGGAGTTAGCTCCGGAGAGGTAGATAATACAGTTTCTTGTAATGTATTACTCTCCAAATTTCTTActcttttatgattttgagtttttgaccacttttatgtgtgtgtttttggtCTTTTAGTTGACTGTCCGGCTACTTCTAAAAGAATGGCACTTCTCTGATGGCTCACATAGCTTGAATAGCGTTAATTCGAGTTCATTACACTCCCTCGACAGCTCGTCTGCCCTCCTCTCGAAAACCGGCCGGAAAATTATCGTGACGGTTTTGGCTGGAAAGAACCTTGTTTCTAAAGATAAGTCCGGAAAATGTGATGCCTCTGTCAAGTTACAGTACGGAAAAGTAAGTACTCTCTTCATGATTTTGCTTCAAAATGGCTATTGCACGATCTTAAAATCTTAAGAGGTTGGCATGTGCTTGAATGGTTTGTAGATTATACAAAAGACGAAGATAGTGAACGCAGCAGAGTGTGTGTGGAACCAGAAATTTGAGTTCGAAGAGTTAGCCGGAGAAGAATATTTAAAGGTGAAATGCTATAGAGAAGAGATGCTTGGCACGGACAACATCGGTACAGCTACATTGAGTCTTCAAGGAATCAATAACAGCGAAATGCATATATGGGTTCCGCTTGAAGATGTTAATTCTGGAGAAATAGAGCTTTTGATCGAAGCTTTGGATCCCGAGTACAGCGAAGTAAGTGTTTTGAGGAAAACAAACatcactctgtttctttgtttttcctcattgatgtttttttctgGCTTGATCGCAGGCGGATTCTAGTAAAGGCTTGATTGAATTGGTTCTCGTTGAAGCGCGGGATCTTGTGGCCGCGGATATTAGAGGAACCAGTGATCCTTATGTTAGGGTTCAATatggagagaagaaacagaggacaAAGGTATTATAGAAACTGTTTTGGACCAAAAAGACttcataaagaaaacaaaacttacagATGGCTTTTTTCTCGTGtgattgttgttttcaggtgatttatAAGACGTTGCAACCAAAATGGAACCAGACAATGGAGTTTCCAGATGATGGGAGCTCCTTGGAGCTACATGTGAAAGACTATAACACTCTGCTTCCGACTTCAAGCATCGGTAACTGCGTTGTGGAGTACCAAGGGTTAAAGCCAAATGAGACTGCCGATAAGTGGATAATTCTCCAAGGAGTGAAACACGGGGAGGTCCATGTCAGAGTCACGAGGAAAGTCACGGAGATTCAGAGACGCGCCAGCGCAGGTCCTGGCACACCGTTTAACAAAGCTCTGTTACTGTCCAACCAGATGAAGCAGGTGATGATAAAGTTTCAGAATTTGATTGACGATGGAGATCTTGAAGGTCTTGCTGAAGCTTTAGAAGAGCTGGAAAGTTTGGAGGACGAACAAGAACAGTATTTGCTCCAGCTTCAGACAGAGCAATCGCTGCTTATCAACAAGATCAAAGACCTTGGTAAGGAGATTCTTAACTCATCCCCAGCTCAAGCCCCGTCTCGAGATTCTTAACTCGTCCCCAGTTCAAGCCCCGTCTCATTCCCCATCTCGATCAGGCTCGGGTTCGGGGACAGGATCCTCCTATAACCGGAGATTACCCGCACCAATGTAGTCACTTGTTTTTCCCGATCAAACAATCATCTATGAtgtatatagatagatatgtAGGGGCATTGGATAAAATGTTCAGAGAGAGTTGAGCCCTTGTTACAAAGTTAGATACATATGATATGTAACATATCAAATCTGTAAGTTTCTTATTATTCCCTTTGTTATTCTGTAACAATAAAAACTGTTGTAATTGTTTGTAAAACTGTTGTTCTGTGTCTAGGCTGATCAGTCATTTACAGAAGCAAAATAGTTCTTTTGACCTCAAGTGTTATCTAGTCTCCTCAGCACAGTGAGATATTTTTCAGATTAATAATTGGTTAATTTCTCATCCCCACAAATGTTGTAAAGCTAAATGACTCGAGGTAAGATTCCTAACTTGTAAACTTAAGCCTTGAAAAGAATAAATCCACATGATTCGAGCATGTTTGttcaaaagagtaaaaaacCGGTGACCATCAACAGATGATGAATAAACCGGACTAAACCATAAATATTCCATCATACATGAAGGATCAAGTAACATGGCATGATACAGCTTTAGATGACTAATTCATTGTGTGAGAGTACAATGCATATGATCCCAAGTTAACCTCTACTAGTAACTGTGAAAAATGGCTGTTACAAACGGGGATAGAAATTACATGGCCTAGGCTGAACCAGCGGGAACAGTAGCTGCATTGGAGCTAGGCTGAACCAAAGTGGCTGGAGTGGCACTCAGGCTCGGATCTTTTGACTCGGGTGCAACAATGGGAACTGTAGCTCCGGGTAGTGACAGAGGGGTTTTTGCAGCCGCATCTAGAGCGGGTATCTGATGCTGATTTGAGTTAGCCAAATCGTTTACGGCGTTGTGAAGTTGTTGTAGCCTGTAATCTGTCTCGGGCCGCCGACAAATCTTCCTCAAGGGAACGATTTCCTGCTGGGATAACGgaaaagaaatccaaaatagGTGAGTGAGGAGGGTTTTGCTTTATGGTCTAAACCATGAAATGGAGCTGACGGGTAAATAAAACCGCAAgggatagagagagagagagagagatgatcgTCCAACCTCGGACTGGTCGTGGCTGTAACGCACCAAGAACCTACAACGACAACCTCTGACatcatgtcttcttctctgtgCGTCAAGAACAATGGCGTCAAAGTAAAGAGCTTGATCTTTTCCTTCCTGAAGATGTTATAACATAGTTCTAGTCAGGGATAAACTAACATGACACCTATCACTAAATGCTTAGAGAGCGAAGTTCTAAACCTGGAAACAAAGGACGAGATCTCCAGCAAGAACTGCAACACATTCTGATGCTTCACATGGGAGAGACCGTTGTCTTACATGCTTTTTGACATTTAtccattcatcttcttcaacttcgAAACCCGCAAATCGAACCTGCACTTCCTGAAATACCCAACAGAAAGATTGTtgttagcaaaacaaaaaaggggAACAAATAAGTCAACAAGAGGTTGGTTAGGAATTACCGGATCACCAATCTCCAAGTTTCTATGAGCTAGGAAAGCTTGCACATCATACCTGTAAGTAAGCAAGAGAGTTACATATCAGAGAAAACCAGTGGAATGTAATGATATTGTTACAAAGTATCATAAGtcagcaaaaaaaatactgaAGATTGAATGCAAGGGAATCACCATGCACCATCCCTGGCAGATTTGGCTTCAAATTCCAAGTAAGAGTTGTCTGAACCACTCCTCATGACACCGGGAACTATGAGGaaaagcagtaaacagttaCGAAAATGGCATCTGTGCAATATCAGCCATACTGATCTAGACTTATggagaaaaaactaaaactgaaaaaaCCAATGAAACCTATTCCAATAAATAACCTTCTCAACCTATTTTACTGAGAGTAGAATAAATAAAGCACCTAAACTACCAGAAGGGGCAGGCGTCATGCCGGGTAAATTTCCAGTCATATGAGTGGTTTTAGGAACTGATAATGGTTGAATCACACTTCTCATCTGATTTGGTAAATCCATACGCGGCATGGAAGATACATTTAGCTTCCCAGGAGCTTTGTTTCCCCTTGCTCGTAAAGCATATCGCCTATTTTGAAACCAGTTCCAGATCTGTGATGCATTAAAACAACATTCCCATTAACTTTTAAAAGCAAACCCAACAGACTCTGTCTGATAAAACTTAAGAATCAAGAAGGAAAAAGCCAGTACTTGCTTGAACTGCACAACAACTTTCCCCTTCCGCTCAGGTGATTCACTGAGACAACAGATAACAAAAAGTAACCACATTTTAGATGATAAAGACACAAAATCACTTTCAGGCCAAGGAATTGAGCAACAACAAGTAAAATACCTAAACTTATCAGCAAGAGCTTCAAGAATATGTCGACCTGGCATTGCTGTATTATGCTGTAGCAAAATTGCTTCCATCTCCGTTACCTTCATAACAATTGAAGATTAGCTATAACAAACAAGATAAAACCTCTTCAAAAGAAGTCACAAAACCATAGAACAACAGATAGATAGAAAAACTTATGTATTATCAAATCTAAACTCTTAAACATTACTTAATAAAGTAAAGCCAATGGATTTCAGAACATACATCGAATTGTCTTCAAGTTTCTACTAGctaattacaaaaattcaatTGGACTTCAGGATCTAAACCCTATCATGAACCCAAAAAGAAGACCTAAATCCTAAGGAACAAAACCGACacaaaaatcagatttttcaGCTCTGGGAGCTCAAAATCCGTGAAAGCAACACATTACAAAGAATCGAGATAAACCTCAGGCAGGATAAATCGAAACGCCGGACCGCCATTACTGGGAGGTCGACCCATGGTATCTTCTTCGTCTCAccgaagaaaaaacaaaaattggcGGCAGAAAGTGAAATCAATCGGAGCTTCTCTCACTTAATATTCGAATTCACGGTGAATCTCTCTAGTACGGCCGGTGACCCAACGACAACGAAACCGGTTTTACTCAGACCCGACTCCGTCGCTTATATAACTTTTCACctgtgtaatttttttaaacttaacATGTAGTAATGGGCTTTTAAAACCCATTAAAGGCCCATTTTCCTAAAACCGATACAAAAATCTTATCCGTATGGTCGAGTAAATCCAGCTTATCCGCCTGAAACTTATTTCTCAGTATCCAAAACGATGGCGAAGAAGACACTTCGCTGAAgcttttttttccaaaaaaatttcttagTGTCGTCAATGGCTTTGGCTCCACTTAATTTTACGGAAATGCCACTGAGAAGCTCTCTTCCTCTGACCTCTAGCTCTCGCTATTGTTCCTCTCCTTCGCTTCACGCATTGCTCTTCTATTCGTTGGGTGTGAAACCCTCGCGTCAACAAATTGTTCGGCCATTCTCTTCGCTGCGTACAAGCGAGCGTAGCAACAACAGGAGCAATAACAATCGTCGATTAGATCAACGTAATCATAAACCTACTCCTCCTTGGATAGATAAGTGGCCTCCGTCATCCTCCGGAGCTGGCGGTGATCATGCCGGGAAGAAAGGTGGTGAAAACAACGGCGGAGATAGAATTCGGTCTGCGGAGGAGGAAGCGGAAGCGAAACTTCGGTATTTGGAGAAGGATAAAGGACAAAACGCGATTGAGAGGATTGTTCTTCGGCTACGGAATTTAGGATTAGGTTCGGATGATGAGGACGATGTGGAAGATGACGAGGGAGGTGGAATTAACGGCGGAGATGTGAAGCCGGTGActggagaagagagattggGGGATTTGTTGAAGAGAGAGTGGGTGAGACCTGATATGATGCTTGCTGAGGGAGAAGAGAGTGAGGAAGAGGATGAGGTATTATTGCCATGGGAGAAAAATGAGGAAGAGCAGGCGGCGGAGAGAGTAGTAGGAGAAGGAGGAGTGGCGGTGATGCAGAAGAGGAGAGCTAGAGCTCCATCACTGGCGGAGCTCACCGTTGAGGATTCTGAGTTACGGCGGTTAAGGAGGGATGGAATGTATCTGAGGGTTAGGATCAATATACCAAAAGCTGGGCTAACGCAGGCAGTGATGGAGAAGATTTATGATACTTGGAGGAAAGAAGAGCTTGTGAGGCTAAAGTTCCACGAAGTGCTTGCTCGTGACATGAAGACGGCCCATGAGATTGTTGAGGTTCGTTAGTTCTCTTGAATACTTCATTGATTAGAACAGTAGGTTAGCGAAATTTGAGGTGCGAGATTATTCCAAGAGAGAGCGGTTTTCATTATCTATTGGGGATAAGCTTTGCGGAAGTGACATGATCTTTATAGGATAGTAAGAGACTCTGAAGTACCTAAGCTCTGAAATAGAATGGTTATAAAGCTTTTATAATAACAGTAGGAAATTTGTGAAAAACGTTAGATCTTTCTTGGGAACGATTATATAGTTGTGAATAAGGTGAATTTGAGGTGTTGATTAACTAGAGTGGATGGAGCTGAGCATGCTGTTAGAATTCTTTGAGTAACAAGACTGTGCAGGAGATGCATGTCTTAACTttaggtttaaaaaaaaactgattgaATTACTCTAATGGGCAGCGTCGAACTGGTGGAATGGTGATATGGAGGGCCGGAAGTGTAATGGTGGTTTATCGTGGACTTGACTATAAAGGACCTCCTGTGATCTCTAATCAAATGGCCGGTCCTAAAGAGACTCTTTTTGTCCCAGATGTATCTTCTGCTGGCGATGAAGCAACAAATGCCAAAGATAACCAAAGTGCACCTTTGGTAATCAAAGATCCGATCATCAAGAACCCTATTCGCAAAGAGAATatgacagaagaagaagttgaattTAACAGTCTATTAGACAGCTTAGGTCCACGTTTTCAAGAGTGGTGGGGTACTGGGGTACTACCTGTGGACGCTGACTTACTACCTCCTACAATTCCTGGTTATAAAACACCTTTCAGGCTTCTTCCTACTGGGATGAGATCAAATTTGACCAATGCCGAAATGACAAATCTCAGGAAGATTGGTAAAACTCTCCCATGCCATTTTGCTCTTGGTAAGCTGCTTTCTGATCCTAGATGATTTTTTCCCGATGGCTCTTATATTTTGTGTGCCGATGTTTAGGCTTGAATCTGCACTTTACAGGTAGGAACAGAAATCACCAAGGATTGGCAGCTGCAATACTCCAGATCTGGGAGAAAAGTCTAATTGCAAAGATCGCTGTGAAGCGAGGTATCCAGAATACAAATAACAAACTAATGGCGGATGAAGTGAAGGtctctcttatctttttttctctaaagtTCACTGTTAGGGAAAAGTAATTTCTAAGACAGCCCACAAATTGATGGTGCATAGCAGAAAAGTTTCTGTCATTTCCTGAGTTCTATATTATGGATGATGTTTAGGAAAATGTACATATTTAAATCTAATGATTCATGTTGGGATTTCTAGAAGTTAGGGAGACCTTACAGCTGGTGGTTATATCGAGATCTAGAAATTTCAAGAAGGGTTTTGTTTACCTGCTCTCATAATGTCATCTCTATTCTATACTGGGTAGGCATTGAGCGTTGGTGTTAATATCCAAACTAAATGAAGTAAGGAAACTATAAGAAACATAGGGCCCTTGCATTTGAACCATAGTATGACCTTTATTATCTCTGGCAAGCTCTTGAGGATCTGAGTGGCCATCGCTTATATAACAGAAATATTTTCACATAGGAAGGCTAagttcttttatttatctgTCTTGTTGCTATAGACATTGACAGGGGGTGTCTTGCTGCTCAGAAATAAGTATTACATTGTAATATATCGTGGGAAGGACTTCCTTCCTTCAAGTGTGGCAGCTACTTTAGCAGAAAGACAAGAATTAACGAAAGAGATTCAAGATGTCGAAGAGAGGGTAAGAAATCGTGAGATTGAGGCTGTTCAGCCTGTTGGTGACAAAGTACCAGCAGAAGCTGGCACTCTGGCCGAGTTTTATGAGGCTCAAGCCCGATGGGGGAAGGAAATAACTCCAGACCATCGTGAAAAGATGATTGAAGAAGCTTCAAGGGTTGCAAATGCTAGAGTTGTTAAACGAATACAACACAAACTAAACCTTGTAAGTagacctttttgtttttagtttgttaatttgCAACTTGAAGGTTACTGTGAGATGTCTGGTGGCAACTGTCTTAGTACGTCGTTATGAGTATTATAACTTCTCCCTTGGGTTGTAACAGGCCCAATCGAAGTTTCAAAGAGCAGAGAAACTGTTGTCCAAAATAGAAGCCTCTATGATTCCAAATGGACCTGATTATGATCAAGAGGTCATCTCCGAGGAAGAAAGAGCTATGTTCCGGAAAGTGGGACTGAAAATGAAGGCATACTTACCCATAGGTGCGTCCTGGTCTCTTAAGCATTGTGGCTGTTTCCTGTATGGCTGTCTACAGTGATTGATAGGTTGTGATAGAACGTAACAGATGTCTTCTTATCATATGAATAAACTGTTCTTTGATGTTGACCACCCTACAGGTATCCGTGGTGTATTTGATGGAGTCATTGAGAACATGCATCTGCATTGGAAACACAGAGAATTGGTGAAGCTTATATCAAAACAGAAGAACCAAGCATTTGTTGAGGAGACAGCCCGGTTACTAGAATACGAGAGTGGTGGAGTTCTTGTGGCAATAGAAAAGGTTCCTAAAGGATTTGCGCTTATTTATTACCGTGGGAAGAATTACAGGAGACCCATTAGCTTGAGACCAAGGAATCTTCtgacaaaagcaaaagcattGAAACGTTCCATTGCAATGCAACGCCACGAGGTTCGAAATTCCTGAAGTATTCTACACAAATCACATTTATATTCACATGATGATCACAGGGTTCTTTTATGACACTTCTTTTGAGAATAATTGCAGGCACTTAGTCAGCATATTTCTGAACTGGAGAGAACAATAGAGCAAATGCAAAGCCAACTCGTAAGTTGTCTTTTCCTCAACTGGGGATGCTAATAGTCCAAGaaaattaatctttttgaCACTGTTAAGCTCTATTTGCTTTTGTAAAGCATGCGTATTTTGCTGTGACTCACTACCTGGTGGTTTTTTGCAGACTTCGAAAAACCCGTCATACAGTGAATCAGAATGGGAGAacgatgaggatgatgatgatgatgaagaagaagagaaagatgatgtGGAGGATAATGAGAGTGATTGGGATGAAACTGATGGCGAATCTGCAATTTCTAGTATCGAAGAAGCTGATATGTCATCGCGCTAAGCTGATAAAGTTTTTAACACAGAGATTGTCCTATCTCAGGAGGTTGAAGCTGACAATGATGTCAGAGGAATGGTTCTGGTTCTGGTTCTGTCTATCCAGTGGtggtaaaagaaaagcaaGTGATGATTCATCATCAACGTGGGTAAGGTTTAAGTTTCCTGTCGCAGAGATTACAGAATCTACGAGCTCAGAAAGCAGAACCTATCTGTATTTCAGgggagaaaaaaataagcatCTATAGTTTATATACATTGTAAGTTTTGCCAATGtatcattattaaaaaatatatatatatcaattaacATTCAACAAATTGTAAATTAGTTCTACTACCTTTGCTTAAGTTCTGGCAGCAATTGTGATCTGAAATTCTGAACAACTAGTAAATTCTGGTGAACATTAGTTTACCAATGCATATTACTTTGTTCGGTCTAGCGATTACATGATCCTACGATTATTCGCATTTA from Arabidopsis thaliana chromosome 3, partial sequence includes these protein-coding regions:
- the ATSYTF gene encoding C2 domain-containing protein (ATSYTF; FUNCTIONS IN: molecular_function unknown; INVOLVED IN: biological_process unknown; EXPRESSED IN: 24 plant structures; EXPRESSED DURING: 13 growth stages; CONTAINS InterPro DOMAIN/s: C2 membrane targeting protein (InterPro:IPR018029), C2 calcium/lipid-binding domain, CaLB (InterPro:IPR008973), C2 calcium-dependent membrane targeting (InterPro:IPR000008); BEST Arabidopsis thaliana protein match is: Calcium-dependent lipid-binding (CaLB domain) family protein (TAIR:AT5G11100.1); Has 5534 Blast hits to 4008 proteins in 246 species: Archae - 0; Bacteria - 0; Metazoa - 3360; Fungi - 437; Plants - 1305; Viruses - 0; Other Eukaryotes - 432 (source: NCBI BLink).); amino-acid sequence: MGRRIKRKGLINTEAAREFINHLVAERHSLLLLVPLVLAFWAIERWVFAFSNWVPLVVAVWASLQYGSYQRALLAEDLTKKWRQTVFNASTITPLEHCQWLNKLLSEIWLNYMNKKLSLRFSSMVEKRLRQRRSRLIENIQLLEFSLGSCPPLLGLHGTCWSKSGEQKIMRLDFNWDTTDLSILLQAKLSMPFNRTARIVVNSLCIKGDILIRPILEGRALLYSFVSNPEVRIGVAFGGGGGQSLPATELPGVSSWLVKILTETLNKKMVEPRRGCFSLPATDLHKTAIGGIIYVTVVSGNNLNRRILRGSPSKSSEIGEGSSGNSSSKPVQTFVEVELEQLSRRTEMKSGPNPAYQSTFNMILHDNTGTLKFNLYENNPGSVRYDSLASCEVKMKYVGDDSTMFWAVGSDNGVIAKHAEFCGQEIEMVVPFEGVSSGELTVRLLLKEWHFSDGSHSLNSVNSSSLHSLDSSSALLSKTGRKIIVTVLAGKNLVSKDKSGKCDASVKLQYGKIIQKTKIVNAAECVWNQKFEFEELAGEEYLKVKCYREEMLGTDNIGTATLSLQGINNSEMHIWVPLEDVNSGEIELLIEALDPEYSEADSSKGLIELVLVEARDLVAADIRGTSDPYVRVQYGEKKQRTKVIYKTLQPKWNQTMEFPDDGSSLELHVKDYNTLLPTSSIGNCVVEYQGLKPNETADKWIILQGVKHGEVHVRVTRKVTEIQRRASAGPGTPFNKALLLSNQMKQVMIKFQNLIDDGDLEGLAEALEELESLEDEQEQYLLQLQTEQSLLINKIKDLGKEILNSSPAQAPSRDS